DNA sequence from the Parasphingorhabdus cellanae genome:
GCCGCAATGATCAGCATGACTAAGGCCACCATTTGGCTGTTAGTGGAAAAGCCAATCCAATATAGCGGCAGAGAAACTATGAGCGACCAGCCGGGAACCCACGCTACCGCATTGGGAAAACGACCGCTCAACCGTTCGATAGCATAGCCCCCACCAAATGTTCCGGCCGCAGCAGCAAGCGATATGGGCAGGACCAGTTTGAGCGCCGCATCGGCAATGCTGAGTTCATGTATGCGAACAAAAAATGAAACTTGAAAACTGGAAACGCCGTAACCGACAAAGGCGACAATCGTAGCTGCCAAGGCGTTGATCCAGTAGCTGCGATTACCGCTCAGTTTTTTCAGCGTTGCCCCAAAACCCAGTTTCTCAACCTGCGGTGTGCCAGGAGGATCCGAATAGCCACGCGGTGGTTCTTTCATCGTGAACAACACAATCAAGCCGATGACGACGCCGGGCAAGCCCAAAATTATGAACGCCTCGCGCCAGGAAAAAGCCTCGGCAATCGGACCACCAAAGGCCGCCGCCAATGCGCTGCCAAGCGTGACGCCCATAGCGTATATTGCCAGTGCTCGTGCGCGGCTTCGTGGCGGAAAATAGTCGGCGATGATCGAATTGGCTGGTGGTGTGCAGCCGGCCTCACCGATCCCGACACCAACACGAAAGACCAGCAGCGCCAGAAAGCTGCCCGCGATCCCGCAAAGAGCCGTCATGACAGACCAGAAAATGACGCTGAATGCGATAATGCGAACACGGTTATATTGTTCGGCAAACCGCGCGATAGGAATCCCAAACAACGTATAGGTTAGTGCAAACCCGAAGCCGGAGAGTAAACCGAACTGCAAGTCGGTGAGCTGAAATTCCTGGATAATGGGTTCCGAAACCACACTGATCAAAGCACGATCGATAAAGTTGAGCGTGTACACCACGAGCAGCGAAAACAGGACATAACTTCGATATCCACTTGTCCCAAAGGCTTGTCCGGTATTTGTGGTGGGCGAGCCCTGGGCCTGAGTTGCGCTCATGTGATCTCCTGACGTTATTTTCTTTCGATGATGGCCTGAACTGAGCCGCAAGTCCAGCGTCCATTATCAAACACCCATTATATTGTTTCAATCAGCTATTATAAATCTATTTACATGACGTTACACCATGATATATGACGATCCGTACTCGCCGATAGGGCGCTTAAAGGGAGCCGTTTTTGCGGCTGGGGTAACTGGGATATGGTGCTGCAACTGCTGGAGTGTGCCAGTATATGGGCGAGTATATCCTGCCGGTTGTTGATCTGGCGCAAAAAGAATTGCTCCTGTTCGCAAGCTTGTGCTTCATCCTCGGGGCCATTGATGATGTAATATTCGACGTCGTGTGGATGGCATATTCCATCAAACGAAAACTGTTTGTTTATACGCGCCACCATCGCGTGACCGTGGAAGATTTGCCGCCGTCAAGTGACGACAGCCCCTTGGCGATATTTGTGCCGGCCTGGCAGGAGGCGGCGGTTATCGGCGCTATGCTTCGGCGATGCCTCGATCAATGGAGTCACAGAAATTATCGCATTTATGTAGGCTGCTATCCCAATGACGGCGAGACAATCGCTGCCGTTGCCGCCGCCGCCAAAGATGCAGACCATATCCGGATCATCATCTGTGATCATGATGGCCCGACATCAAAAGCAGATTGTCTGAACCGGCTTTGGCGCGCCTTGTGTCATGACGAAAATATTGAATGCAAAAGCTATAAATCGGTTGTTCTGCAGGACGCAGAAGATCTGGTTCATCCCAAGGCATTGGATTTATTTGACTATCTTATCGATAAAGCGCCTCTGGTACAGATACCGGTTATTCCGCGCCGTGCTGCCCGGTCTGTCTGGATTGCGGGTCATTATGGTGACGAATTCGCGGAAATGCACGGCAAGCAAATGGTATTGCGCGAAGCATTGGGCGTATCCATGCCATCGGCAGGTGTAGGAACAGCGTTCAGGCGCGA
Encoded proteins:
- a CDS encoding spinster family MFS transporter; this translates as MSATQAQGSPTTNTGQAFGTSGYRSYVLFSLLVVYTLNFIDRALISVVSEPIIQEFQLTDLQFGLLSGFGFALTYTLFGIPIARFAEQYNRVRIIAFSVIFWSVMTALCGIAGSFLALLVFRVGVGIGEAGCTPPANSIIADYFPPRSRARALAIYAMGVTLGSALAAAFGGPIAEAFSWREAFIILGLPGVVIGLIVLFTMKEPPRGYSDPPGTPQVEKLGFGATLKKLSGNRSYWINALAATIVAFVGYGVSSFQVSFFVRIHELSIADAALKLVLPISLAAAAGTFGGGYAIERLSGRFPNAVAWVPGWSLIVSLPLYWIGFSTNSQMVALVMLIIAAFLHYTYLGSQYTIAQGVVDVKARATAIAILLFVVNLIGYGLGPLFVGAISDFLSASYVESAAMSSQMTLELCKGTNEDILAAGSQAMLEACRQATGEGVRDALRFTAMIYGLSGLAYLWLCKHLQNDLLAKMN
- a CDS encoding glycosyl transferase family protein, whose protein sequence is MGEYILPVVDLAQKELLLFASLCFILGAIDDVIFDVVWMAYSIKRKLFVYTRHHRVTVEDLPPSSDDSPLAIFVPAWQEAAVIGAMLRRCLDQWSHRNYRIYVGCYPNDGETIAAVAAAAKDADHIRIIICDHDGPTSKADCLNRLWRALCHDENIECKSYKSVVLQDAEDLVHPKALDLFDYLIDKAPLVQIPVIPRRAARSVWIAGHYGDEFAEMHGKQMVLREALGVSMPSAGVGTAFRRDELRRLSALTHGKPFDAASLTEDYEIGLQMTQGTARGIFARLKDNQGQWVATQEFFPESFDDAIRQKSRWMMGIAMSGWDRLGWQPCWRENWMRFRDRKASFAAFVLAIAYVGILLTGFLYILQLYGLYQSSPLSDLLLMMLGINALFVAWRLTFKGYFVFKLYGLREALLSVPRTLVANIINIMAARRALFHYLQSLTGVQPKWEKTNHFHPDYQDVRQLRPTRVSICDD